The following proteins are co-located in the Leptospira weilii genome:
- the trpA gene encoding tryptophan synthase subunit alpha: MNAISSVFSSDKSVFIPYVSLGDPDYESCVSWADALIRGGAGILELGIPFTDPVADGPVIQKAFKRALSHPFSMKKILEITAEIHKLHPQTPLVYLTYFNPLYSMGLESFTESAKNSGIQGLIIPDLPFDTPEAEEFFSQLERKKIDFIHLVTPATTSDRIQSMKSLASGFIYYVTSYGVTGERRALADGLEERIRVVRSKVGLPVCAGFGISTADQAREISTYANGVIIGSAIQKIIEENGSNREVCISKLFTYASEIRASMK, from the coding sequence TTGAACGCCATCTCTTCCGTTTTTTCCTCCGATAAAAGCGTTTTCATCCCTTATGTCTCTTTGGGAGATCCGGATTACGAATCCTGCGTTTCTTGGGCGGATGCTTTGATTCGAGGCGGTGCTGGAATTTTAGAATTGGGAATTCCATTTACCGATCCGGTCGCGGATGGTCCGGTGATTCAAAAAGCCTTCAAACGAGCGTTGAGTCATCCTTTTTCCATGAAAAAAATTTTAGAGATCACCGCAGAAATTCATAAATTACATCCACAAACTCCCCTCGTGTATTTAACGTATTTTAATCCACTTTATTCTATGGGTTTGGAATCTTTTACGGAGAGCGCCAAAAACTCGGGGATCCAAGGTTTGATCATTCCTGATCTTCCATTTGACACTCCGGAAGCGGAAGAGTTCTTTTCCCAATTGGAACGAAAAAAGATCGATTTCATTCATCTTGTGACGCCTGCAACTACAAGCGATCGGATTCAATCTATGAAATCTCTTGCGTCGGGTTTTATCTATTATGTGACTTCCTACGGTGTGACCGGGGAACGACGTGCTCTCGCGGACGGTTTGGAAGAAAGAATCCGAGTAGTGCGTAGCAAGGTTGGTCTTCCGGTTTGTGCAGGGTTCGGAATTTCCACTGCGGATCAGGCTAGGGAAATTTCGACTTACGCGAACGGGGTGATTATTGGCTCTGCCATACAAAAAATCATCGAAGAAAACGGCTCCAATCGAGAGGTTTGCATAAGTAAACTTTTTACGTATGCATCGGAAATTCGTGCTTCTATGAAATAA
- a CDS encoding DUF1564 family protein, translating to MKNSSFKSGFTFCSIRKSGNLCSFLIPENLVRTNRLQPKILRKTLHFLLSHWDETLIRKRFLGKRLVYARYQEKNLNLQKMNFRPFEEDWCKLGILAWGLGVSRCLLFSLLLEWSIERTPRKTKPYGVPTILKITREIRFSQKLLQSQIQLGRAHPI from the coding sequence ATGAAGAATTCTTCTTTTAAATCCGGGTTTACGTTTTGCTCGATTCGTAAATCCGGTAACCTTTGCTCATTTTTAATTCCGGAAAACCTGGTTCGAACCAACCGGCTTCAACCGAAAATTCTCCGAAAAACCTTACACTTTCTTTTATCGCATTGGGACGAAACTTTGATTCGGAAACGTTTTTTGGGGAAGAGGCTGGTATATGCGAGATATCAGGAAAAAAATCTGAATCTACAAAAGATGAACTTTCGTCCTTTCGAAGAGGATTGGTGCAAACTGGGAATCCTTGCTTGGGGACTGGGGGTTTCTCGATGTTTGTTATTTTCTCTGTTATTAGAATGGTCAATAGAAAGGACCCCCAGAAAAACAAAACCCTATGGAGTTCCAACAATTTTGAAGATTACCAGAGAAATTCGCTTTTCACAAAAACTTCTACAAAGCCAAATTCAGCTGGGAAGGGCACATCCAATTTAA
- a CDS encoding adenylate/guanylate cyclase domain-containing protein translates to MSEIKFKITPFHIISIILGGMGIVFITFTAFFPSFSHNTEFLLGGFVLLLISSYPIYKFIEVNTSDKQKSGGIWLSMVVSFSMFFLYQVFTPLSELEESSVSWRFTLLRSGVNKSEKESEQGTIEYTRYNPPPGARQDIQIIGITTTSLEKLQGRWPLPWKYYANIIDIFKNTSNQLMFDIFFVDYKSGQTEEMAEALAKNSQVMFDYPMETSLESKSSILNLEKRIDVLRKFKLENVEDPEDVGTSWLKFPQPPIEPVAEKASGLGFANIKKDESGLNRRMPLVAKLLNAGPLRETEYYPSIDLIIACNYLGVDVKRDVEVVMGRYVKIKNIPQKTLTSFNRKTLKMETKDIMNRPNEEREIIIPIDKDGQMQINFPGGLYSFRAHEIFEAATEWNEETASQFQNTIFLVAMYYATGAGAAKDTHLSPFGDMSGIEHHAASINTILNQDFLFELPLWGEFLILILVGILGGLVQPRLKTWLAFLFFLVTALIYSIGTLVNFSEFNLVHLYPTVILEQLFIFIGLIGFRILTEEENVKYIRSTFSKFVSKDIVDELLKNPDNLNLGGSKRDITIFFSDIRGFTTMSEKMGPEELVQFLNQYLSEMTEIIIEFKGTIDKYMGDAIMAFWGAPVPLEDHAYYGCAAGLAQMRRLATLKEEWKSLDLPQMDIGIGLNSGPAVVGNMGSSHRMDYTCMGDTINLGSRLEGTNKEYGTHIIISEYTYEKVKDRVVARELDLIKVKGKTQPVRIYELLDLVNEEDLKLLRKPLQVN, encoded by the coding sequence ATGAGCGAAATCAAATTTAAAATCACTCCATTCCACATTATTTCGATAATACTGGGGGGAATGGGGATTGTTTTCATAACATTTACAGCATTTTTTCCGAGCTTTTCACACAACACCGAATTCTTGCTTGGGGGATTCGTATTACTTTTGATCAGTTCGTATCCGATCTATAAGTTCATAGAAGTCAACACTTCGGATAAACAAAAGTCCGGAGGTATTTGGCTATCGATGGTAGTCTCGTTTTCAATGTTTTTCCTATATCAGGTTTTTACGCCTCTCTCCGAATTGGAAGAATCCTCCGTGTCTTGGAGATTTACATTGCTCAGATCCGGGGTGAACAAGAGCGAGAAAGAATCCGAACAGGGAACGATCGAATACACACGTTACAATCCACCGCCAGGAGCAAGGCAGGACATACAGATCATCGGAATCACGACCACTTCCTTGGAAAAGTTACAAGGAAGATGGCCTTTGCCTTGGAAATATTATGCAAACATCATAGACATATTTAAGAACACGTCCAATCAGCTGATGTTCGATATATTCTTCGTGGACTATAAGTCGGGACAAACGGAAGAAATGGCCGAAGCCTTGGCGAAAAATTCGCAGGTCATGTTTGACTATCCGATGGAAACAAGTCTAGAATCCAAGAGTTCCATCCTGAATTTGGAAAAACGGATCGATGTGCTAAGAAAGTTCAAATTAGAAAACGTGGAAGATCCGGAGGATGTCGGAACATCTTGGCTGAAATTTCCACAGCCTCCGATAGAGCCTGTGGCGGAAAAAGCATCCGGATTAGGATTCGCGAATATTAAAAAAGACGAAAGCGGGCTTAATCGAAGAATGCCTCTTGTCGCGAAATTGTTGAATGCGGGGCCTTTAAGAGAAACGGAATATTATCCGTCCATTGATTTAATCATAGCGTGTAATTACCTCGGTGTGGATGTGAAGAGAGACGTAGAGGTTGTGATGGGCAGATACGTCAAGATCAAGAATATTCCGCAAAAGACCTTGACGAGTTTCAACCGTAAAACTTTGAAGATGGAAACTAAGGACATTATGAATCGACCGAACGAAGAGCGTGAGATCATAATTCCGATAGACAAAGACGGACAGATGCAGATTAATTTTCCGGGAGGGCTATATTCATTCCGAGCGCATGAAATTTTCGAAGCGGCGACGGAGTGGAACGAGGAAACCGCGTCTCAATTTCAAAACACGATCTTCCTCGTAGCGATGTATTATGCGACTGGAGCTGGAGCGGCAAAAGATACGCATTTATCGCCATTTGGAGATATGTCCGGGATCGAACACCACGCGGCTTCGATCAACACGATTCTCAATCAAGATTTTCTCTTTGAGCTTCCGTTATGGGGAGAATTTTTAATTTTAATTCTTGTGGGAATATTAGGGGGCCTTGTACAACCTCGATTAAAAACCTGGTTGGCATTTTTGTTTTTCTTAGTGACTGCGCTCATCTATTCGATCGGAACGCTCGTAAATTTTTCCGAGTTCAACTTGGTGCATTTGTATCCGACTGTGATATTGGAGCAGTTGTTTATTTTTATCGGACTGATCGGATTTCGGATTTTAACGGAAGAGGAAAACGTGAAATACATACGGAGTACGTTTTCCAAGTTCGTATCCAAGGATATCGTGGATGAGCTACTAAAAAATCCGGACAACTTGAATCTGGGGGGATCCAAACGAGACATCACGATTTTTTTCTCCGATATCCGGGGATTTACGACAATGTCGGAAAAAATGGGGCCGGAAGAACTGGTTCAATTTTTGAATCAATATCTTTCCGAGATGACGGAGATCATCATTGAATTTAAGGGAACGATTGATAAATACATGGGGGATGCTATCATGGCATTTTGGGGCGCGCCTGTGCCGTTAGAAGATCATGCCTACTATGGGTGCGCGGCCGGGCTTGCTCAGATGAGAAGACTCGCCACTTTGAAGGAAGAATGGAAGAGTTTGGATCTGCCCCAAATGGATATCGGAATCGGACTCAATTCCGGACCTGCAGTTGTGGGAAACATGGGTAGTTCTCACAGGATGGATTACACTTGTATGGGAGATACGATCAACTTAGGATCCAGATTGGAAGGAACGAATAAGGAATACGGAACCCATATTATTATCTCCGAGTACACTTATGAGAAGGTAAAGGACAGGGTCGTCGCAAGAGAACTGGACTTGATTAAAGTAAAAGGGAAAACTCAACCCGTACGAATCTACGAATTATTGGATTTAGTGAACGAGGAAGACCTGAAACTATTAAGAAAACCTTTGCAGGTGAATTGA
- the dxs gene encoding 1-deoxy-D-xylulose-5-phosphate synthase translates to MQQESTLLDGINYPADLRNIPLEKLPQVCKEVRNYIIDTLSGVGGHFASNLGVVELTIALHYVFNTPKDRLIWDVGHQTYPHKILTGRKDRLKTVRKFNGLSGFPKREESPYDLYNTGHAGTSISQALGEAAARDLTKEEDYSVVAIIGDASIATGMALEAMNHAGHLKKDMIVILNDNYMSISKNVGSISNYLNNIITSHFYNHWKRVFYTFLKWLPIIGPATERFFKRVEKGFKDVLTPGGLFEDLGFGYIGPEDGHDVIRLVNMLEKVKKMKGPILLHLITQKGKGYDPAERDPIKYHGVTPFRKEDGAMDSGDTSKIAYSKIVGKMLSILTETNPKIAAITPAMIEGSGLKEYAEKYPDHLFDVGIAEQHSIAFAGAMTNGSIIPYMCIYSTFLTRAIDQLVQDVSLMNLPVRFVIDRAGCVGPDGETHQGLFDLGYLLGLPNMDVFVPSNGQDMIDSLRWMETYDKAPIAIRFPKASVDLKTLDFYKEADLRPGTLRVLKRGTDLAFLSIGSMIDEAKKATELLESAGFSVTLIDLIWLRPLGVEALNEELSCVRRFVILDESYVDAGASGYLLNRILPENLSKYVKTFGFPPEPIHHGERKDIVRAYGLDGASIAEQVADVLKKNLIKP, encoded by the coding sequence ATGCAACAGGAATCAACTTTGCTGGATGGGATTAACTATCCGGCCGATCTCAGAAACATACCGTTGGAAAAACTTCCGCAGGTCTGTAAAGAGGTTCGAAATTACATCATTGATACTCTATCAGGGGTAGGCGGACATTTTGCGAGTAATTTGGGGGTCGTGGAGCTAACGATAGCGCTTCACTACGTATTCAACACACCAAAAGATCGACTGATCTGGGACGTGGGTCACCAAACATACCCGCATAAGATTCTCACCGGAAGAAAGGATAGACTCAAAACCGTGCGAAAGTTCAACGGGCTTTCCGGATTTCCGAAAAGGGAGGAATCTCCTTACGATCTTTATAACACGGGACATGCGGGAACTTCGATATCGCAAGCGTTAGGGGAAGCCGCGGCCCGGGATCTAACAAAGGAAGAGGATTACAGCGTAGTAGCCATAATCGGAGACGCGTCGATAGCGACCGGAATGGCACTCGAAGCGATGAACCACGCCGGTCATTTAAAGAAGGACATGATCGTAATCTTAAACGATAATTACATGTCGATTTCGAAGAATGTGGGTTCCATCTCTAACTATCTCAACAACATCATAACGTCTCATTTTTACAATCATTGGAAGAGAGTATTTTACACTTTCTTAAAGTGGCTGCCTATCATCGGGCCTGCGACCGAGAGATTTTTCAAAAGAGTGGAGAAGGGATTCAAAGACGTCTTAACGCCCGGGGGGCTTTTTGAGGATTTAGGATTCGGATATATCGGGCCTGAAGACGGGCATGACGTGATTCGACTCGTGAACATGCTCGAAAAAGTGAAAAAAATGAAGGGACCCATATTGCTTCATCTAATCACACAAAAGGGAAAAGGATATGATCCTGCGGAAAGGGATCCGATCAAGTATCACGGAGTGACTCCGTTTCGAAAAGAAGACGGGGCGATGGACAGTGGAGATACTTCCAAGATCGCATACAGCAAGATTGTGGGAAAAATGCTGTCGATACTGACGGAAACAAATCCTAAAATTGCGGCAATCACGCCGGCGATGATCGAAGGAAGCGGGCTTAAAGAATACGCCGAAAAATATCCTGACCACCTCTTTGATGTGGGGATAGCAGAGCAACATTCCATAGCGTTTGCCGGAGCAATGACGAACGGAAGCATCATTCCTTATATGTGCATCTACTCGACGTTTTTAACGAGGGCAATCGATCAGCTTGTCCAGGATGTATCATTGATGAATTTACCTGTGCGGTTTGTGATTGATCGTGCGGGGTGTGTGGGACCGGACGGGGAAACGCATCAAGGGCTTTTCGATTTAGGATATCTGCTCGGACTACCGAACATGGACGTATTTGTTCCGTCTAACGGACAGGACATGATTGATTCGCTTCGATGGATGGAAACATACGACAAGGCTCCGATTGCAATTCGATTCCCGAAGGCGAGTGTGGACTTAAAGACCTTGGATTTTTACAAAGAAGCCGATCTTCGACCTGGAACACTACGAGTTCTCAAAAGAGGAACGGATCTTGCTTTTTTGTCGATCGGATCCATGATCGACGAAGCCAAAAAAGCGACCGAGCTTCTGGAAAGTGCGGGCTTCAGCGTAACGCTTATCGATCTCATATGGTTACGACCACTTGGAGTGGAAGCACTCAACGAAGAATTGTCTTGTGTGAGACGTTTTGTGATACTAGACGAAAGTTATGTGGACGCGGGAGCTTCCGGATATTTGCTCAATCGGATTCTTCCTGAAAATTTATCGAAATACGTCAAAACGTTCGGGTTTCCGCCGGAGCCAATTCATCACGGAGAAAGGAAAGACATTGTCCGAGCGTATGGGTTGGATGGAGCATCGATCGCAGAACAAGTAGCGGACGTATTGAAAAAAAACTTAATCAAGCCGTAA
- a CDS encoding tetratricopeptide repeat protein, whose product MILRFLQRRSLGILGLFLFIGPISSENTIQKIQEGESFLKARNYTAAYQSFSDASRSNPMSTRSLLGLADAAKHLHKDKEVFEAYNKILALEPENKTAIKGAVLAYARKKEYQNSLNLLRPSLEIDPFDPVLAPVQIQILLEMGNYESALKKLEVSRSKFQNSKEIQILEAKVNGKTGNFSKSYHLWNKVLASSSDDPDLFFNMASLLIDWSQKSSDQEKRQKLEMASEKLERAISLYPDFEEAIDSLIRIKIWQGDFSSAASLSRKLVSLFPQNPLYLYLKAFTEEKGADKDFSAKDALTEILKLDDLDSISRQKAESVALSHFPENHSFRRKLGEYRMQRFRSSKNSLLYDMASHHLASARELIPGQPEVQFQTLSEYKRTNFFPRYLNLLLFLRKKYPENQKYQFEIENLLNSMKQSIAYKEGLLEIAGDNLVENYGRTPPVLLLFDLSDKSYLGDYPDLALLVSSSVRRNLSLNPTVSLSEVLESVRNNPSSFDIKADPYTEILPYTESAFLKIKDSAKDGIKPRFLVYGSLKYENHSLHIDWTIKDSKHEKILSAFKVFSKGRDFIPEAVARSISKISAAIPPSGSVLKVKDEDIVINVGILDGLKKGNKVQIFNTSGKSGEATIEEIDYFLSRAVPDNGNKGLKSISEGDRVFWKR is encoded by the coding sequence ATGATTTTACGTTTTTTACAAAGGCGCTCCCTTGGCATCTTAGGCCTGTTCTTATTCATCGGACCGATTTCTTCCGAAAATACGATTCAAAAAATTCAGGAAGGAGAGTCCTTTCTCAAAGCTCGCAATTACACCGCTGCCTACCAATCTTTTTCCGATGCGTCCCGTTCCAACCCCATGTCGACTCGTTCTTTACTTGGACTCGCGGACGCGGCAAAACATCTTCATAAAGATAAAGAAGTCTTCGAAGCATATAACAAGATTCTCGCTCTCGAACCAGAAAACAAAACCGCAATCAAAGGAGCCGTCTTAGCCTACGCCCGTAAAAAAGAATATCAAAATTCTCTAAATCTCTTAAGACCTTCCTTGGAAATCGACCCATTCGATCCAGTTTTAGCTCCGGTTCAAATTCAAATTCTTTTGGAAATGGGAAACTACGAATCCGCTCTCAAAAAACTGGAAGTCTCCAGGTCCAAATTTCAAAACTCAAAAGAAATTCAAATTTTAGAAGCGAAAGTAAACGGTAAAACCGGTAATTTTTCCAAATCTTATCATCTTTGGAACAAAGTTCTCGCGTCCTCTTCGGACGATCCCGATTTATTTTTCAACATGGCTTCGTTATTGATCGATTGGTCCCAAAAAAGCTCCGATCAAGAGAAAAGACAAAAATTGGAAATGGCGTCGGAAAAATTAGAAAGAGCGATTTCCTTATATCCCGATTTTGAAGAAGCGATAGACTCGCTTATAAGAATTAAAATCTGGCAAGGAGACTTTTCATCCGCGGCTTCACTTTCCCGCAAACTCGTTTCCCTTTTCCCTCAAAACCCTTTGTATCTCTATTTGAAAGCGTTTACCGAAGAAAAAGGGGCGGATAAAGATTTCTCGGCAAAAGACGCGTTAACCGAAATATTAAAATTAGACGACTTAGATTCGATATCAAGACAAAAAGCGGAGTCTGTCGCACTGAGCCATTTTCCGGAAAATCATTCTTTCCGAAGAAAACTCGGCGAGTATAGAATGCAACGCTTCCGTTCCTCTAAAAATTCTCTTTTATACGATATGGCCTCTCATCACCTCGCTTCCGCTAGAGAACTGATCCCCGGTCAACCGGAAGTTCAATTTCAAACCTTATCCGAATACAAAAGAACCAATTTTTTTCCGCGTTATCTCAATCTCCTTTTATTTTTGAGGAAAAAATATCCGGAAAATCAAAAATATCAGTTCGAAATTGAAAATCTTCTGAACTCTATGAAACAATCGATCGCCTATAAAGAAGGATTGCTCGAAATCGCAGGCGACAATCTTGTGGAGAACTACGGAAGAACCCCGCCTGTTCTCTTATTGTTCGATCTTTCCGATAAATCTTATTTGGGCGATTATCCGGATCTCGCGCTCTTAGTTTCCTCTTCCGTGCGTAGAAATCTCTCTTTAAATCCCACCGTCTCCCTTTCGGAGGTTTTAGAATCCGTTCGGAATAATCCGTCTTCCTTTGATATTAAAGCCGATCCTTATACGGAAATCTTGCCCTATACGGAATCCGCCTTTCTCAAAATCAAAGACTCCGCAAAAGATGGGATTAAACCTAGATTTCTAGTTTATGGTTCTTTAAAATACGAAAATCATTCATTGCATATAGACTGGACGATCAAAGATTCCAAACACGAAAAAATCCTCTCCGCGTTTAAAGTATTCTCAAAAGGGAGGGATTTTATTCCGGAAGCGGTAGCAAGATCCATCTCTAAAATTTCAGCGGCGATTCCCCCGAGCGGCTCCGTCTTAAAAGTAAAAGACGAAGACATCGTCATCAACGTCGGAATTCTGGATGGCTTAAAAAAAGGTAATAAGGTTCAGATCTTCAATACCTCCGGAAAATCCGGAGAGGCTACGATTGAAGAAATCGATTATTTTCTTTCCAGAGCCGTTCCGGATAACGGAAACAAAGGCTTAAAATCAATTTCCGAAGGTGATCGAGTATTCTGGAAACGTTAA
- a CDS encoding NHL repeat-containing protein — protein sequence MYFIRFFIILIFVSIAFSLNSDGLPNFSIQEKEAKTQFARGFSYFNNSQYSSSRESFLKALSIKNDFTLARLLLSNSYYLSGDWPESMSELEQIEGIAGLNQIQKARLDALRINLAGGSQDLALRYYSSILGDDLRRFRFRNPSDVAVDEDGFLYVLSFDTANIVKFDPNGNPVDNFKGSLGRNLSGPLFFSLRGNSIFVTDFKADKIYEFNTKGEYRNRFGNSGKRNGEFHGPTGIFFTKSGYLYVSDSGNNRLQKLKADGTFVQEIGVGILRNPSGLKVNSQGEIYVADRGNSRIAVFDSEGNFLREITNPNVLLSPRNLTIRKNEIYISDEKSGLVIYNTVDNTWRLLDSFRDSKNVIRKLNQPFSSTFDYTGTQFIADFNRHRVEIFSPSNQLSSNMDIVLEKVLNQEYPDISVFLRIRDRSGRDIKAIPRNSFKVYEYGNLSPLIGLADMQQFNNRISVSLVYENTSEVKSAYPIFEKSLRPLLTSLRQYDGIEVLRSGTELIKTSDFNHSMYEIFRILRTSPSDSNSKTGKAIYRGISDLLSRLGPRIVLVLISGNSYPDSFTQISPEKIIRYSKAHSIPIYFLSLSDTGPAVDTYKTIAASTGGKFILIPGEGLEKNLYDSFLSHKDRRYIVSFKSRIDMDKKDFYIPLIIEANFRNTSGKVEAGFFTK from the coding sequence ATGTATTTCATTCGATTTTTTATTATTTTAATCTTTGTCTCTATCGCATTCTCTTTGAATTCCGACGGGCTTCCGAACTTTTCCATCCAGGAAAAGGAGGCAAAAACACAATTTGCGAGAGGATTCTCTTATTTTAATAACTCACAATATTCGTCCTCTCGAGAAAGTTTTTTAAAAGCGCTTTCAATTAAGAACGACTTTACATTAGCCCGGCTCCTACTCTCGAACTCATATTATCTCTCCGGTGACTGGCCCGAAAGCATGTCGGAATTAGAACAAATAGAAGGGATTGCAGGTCTCAATCAAATTCAAAAAGCGAGATTAGACGCGCTTAGAATCAATTTAGCCGGCGGAAGCCAAGATTTAGCGCTCCGTTATTATTCCTCAATCTTAGGTGACGACCTCCGACGTTTCAGATTTCGAAATCCATCCGACGTAGCCGTCGACGAGGACGGTTTTCTTTATGTCCTTTCTTTTGACACAGCAAACATAGTAAAGTTTGATCCGAATGGTAACCCGGTAGACAATTTCAAAGGTTCCCTAGGTCGGAATTTATCGGGTCCCTTATTTTTCTCATTGAGAGGGAATTCAATTTTTGTAACCGACTTTAAGGCTGATAAGATTTATGAGTTCAATACAAAAGGCGAATACCGCAACCGATTCGGAAATTCAGGAAAAAGAAACGGAGAATTTCACGGGCCAACCGGAATATTCTTCACAAAAAGTGGATATCTTTATGTCTCTGATTCCGGAAATAATCGGCTTCAAAAGTTAAAAGCAGATGGTACTTTCGTTCAAGAAATCGGGGTCGGAATTCTACGCAACCCGTCCGGGCTCAAAGTAAATTCCCAAGGGGAGATTTATGTGGCCGATCGGGGAAATTCTAGAATCGCCGTATTTGATTCAGAAGGAAATTTTCTCAGAGAAATTACGAATCCAAATGTCCTATTGTCTCCCCGCAATTTAACAATTCGAAAAAACGAAATTTATATCTCAGACGAAAAGTCGGGACTCGTCATTTACAACACCGTGGACAATACTTGGAGATTATTAGATTCCTTTCGAGATTCGAAAAACGTAATACGGAAACTAAACCAACCTTTCTCTTCAACCTTCGATTATACCGGAACACAATTCATCGCGGACTTCAATCGGCATCGAGTGGAAATTTTTAGCCCCTCCAATCAATTGTCTTCCAACATGGATATCGTATTGGAAAAAGTTTTAAATCAAGAATATCCGGATATTTCCGTTTTTCTCCGCATAAGAGACCGATCAGGTCGAGATATCAAGGCGATACCAAGAAATTCCTTTAAAGTTTATGAATATGGAAATCTGTCCCCATTGATCGGACTTGCAGATATGCAACAGTTTAACAATCGGATCTCGGTTTCCCTCGTTTACGAAAACACTTCCGAAGTTAAATCGGCTTATCCAATATTCGAAAAATCCCTGAGACCTCTTCTAACTTCGCTTCGTCAATACGACGGAATAGAGGTTCTTCGCTCCGGTACGGAATTGATCAAGACTTCCGATTTCAATCACTCAATGTATGAGATTTTTAGAATATTAAGAACATCTCCTAGTGACTCGAACTCTAAGACAGGGAAAGCGATTTACAGAGGAATATCAGATTTACTCAGTCGTCTTGGACCGAGAATCGTTTTGGTTCTGATCTCGGGTAATTCTTATCCGGATTCGTTCACTCAGATTTCACCGGAAAAAATTATCCGTTATTCCAAAGCGCATTCGATTCCCATATATTTCTTATCGCTTTCGGATACCGGGCCCGCAGTCGATACGTATAAGACGATTGCGGCTTCCACCGGTGGAAAATTCATCTTAATTCCGGGTGAAGGATTAGAAAAGAACCTTTACGACTCCTTTTTATCTCATAAGGACAGGCGCTATATCGTATCCTTCAAAAGTAGAATCGACATGGACAAAAAAGATTTTTATATTCCCTTGATCATAGAAGCGAATTTTAGAAACACATCCGGCAAGGTTGAAGCAGGATTTTTTACAAAATGA
- the fabG gene encoding 3-oxoacyl-[acyl-carrier-protein] reductase, whose translation MIDLKGKSAVVTGSARGIGKSTALTLAKAGANIVIADLNEESSKATADEIAKQTGVKTIGIGTNVADADSAAKAIQACVDAFGSVDILVNNAGITKDTLLMRMKKEQWDAVIAVNLTGTYNCTQAAIKFMMKNPNGGSVINLSSIAGVNGNIGQTNYSASKAGVIGFTKAVALEMASRKVRCNAIAPGFIATEMTDAIPEKIKTAMIAAIPLKRAGQPEDIANTIAFLASDISSFITGQVIEVNGGGFLPGVQA comes from the coding sequence ATGATTGATTTAAAAGGTAAAAGCGCAGTAGTCACGGGATCCGCGAGGGGAATCGGAAAATCTACGGCTCTGACTCTCGCAAAAGCGGGAGCGAATATTGTGATTGCTGACCTAAATGAAGAATCCAGCAAGGCGACCGCAGATGAAATTGCGAAACAAACCGGAGTAAAAACGATCGGAATCGGAACAAATGTTGCGGATGCGGATTCTGCGGCCAAAGCGATCCAAGCCTGTGTGGATGCATTCGGGTCCGTGGACATTCTTGTAAATAACGCGGGAATAACGAAAGATACGCTTCTGATGAGAATGAAAAAAGAACAGTGGGACGCGGTGATTGCGGTAAATCTTACGGGAACTTACAATTGCACACAAGCGGCTATCAAGTTTATGATGAAAAATCCGAATGGAGGATCCGTCATCAACCTTTCTTCTATCGCCGGAGTGAATGGAAACATCGGACAAACCAATTATTCCGCATCTAAAGCCGGAGTGATCGGTTTTACAAAGGCGGTTGCATTGGAAATGGCTTCTCGTAAAGTTCGTTGTAATGCGATCGCACCCGGTTTTATCGCGACTGAAATGACGGACGCGATTCCTGAAAAGATCAAAACAGCCATGATTGCGGCAATCCCACTCAAAAGAGCGGGACAACCGGAAGATATTGCCAACACGATCGCATTCTTAGCTTCCGATATTTCCTCTTTTATTACCGGTCAAGTAATCGAAGTGAACGGCGGCGGTTTTCTTCCGGGCGTTCAAGCTTAA
- the acpP gene encoding acyl carrier protein: protein MADFEKVKSIIVEQLGVDESEVTPEAHFIDDLGADSLDTVELVMALEEEFGIEISDEDAEKIQTVGDVTKFIDNLKS from the coding sequence ATGGCAGACTTTGAAAAAGTTAAATCTATTATCGTAGAACAACTTGGAGTGGATGAATCTGAAGTTACACCTGAGGCTCACTTCATCGACGACCTCGGTGCGGACTCTCTAGATACGGTTGAATTAGTGATGGCTCTTGAAGAAGAATTCGGAATCGAAATCTCTGACGAAGACGCTGAAAAAATTCAAACTGTCGGAGACGTAACTAAGTTCATCGACAACCTCAAGTCCTAA